A single Verrucomicrobiaceae bacterium DNA region contains:
- a CDS encoding type II secretion system protein: MKTNTQPTARQRGFTLIELLVVIAIIATLAALSVPAIQTMLKAGKQTEAINNCRQVIMAMKQYAQRNGSQYPDAATDPVTGNTARSSNEAFRSLIRQRIVSEEKIFGAPAGYKPNGVIGTSPGYEQALLPGEVHWAITAGLTDTSDGGIPLVYENPAEPTWPPKWNASAAGQIRPGRTWVGSQIVIGRQDCSVSIVDLDGAKGLVTVPTLGAGLDMFTQPTEGSTMNVLMPELPGGTIGKTPSPPIPPEGENKARDGFPPLLPGSAPASSPLNN; this comes from the coding sequence ATGAAAACGAACACACAACCCACAGCCAGACAGCGCGGCTTCACGCTGATCGAACTGCTGGTGGTCATCGCAATCATCGCCACACTCGCGGCGTTGTCGGTGCCCGCCATCCAGACGATGCTCAAAGCCGGCAAGCAAACCGAAGCCATCAACAACTGCCGACAGGTCATCATGGCCATGAAGCAGTATGCCCAGCGGAATGGCTCCCAATACCCTGATGCCGCCACCGATCCGGTCACAGGCAATACGGCACGCAGTAGCAACGAGGCCTTCCGCAGCCTCATCCGCCAGCGCATCGTCTCCGAAGAAAAAATCTTCGGGGCACCCGCTGGTTACAAGCCCAATGGCGTCATCGGCACCTCCCCCGGTTACGAGCAGGCACTGCTCCCCGGCGAAGTACACTGGGCCATCACCGCTGGTCTCACAGATACCAGTGATGGCGGCATCCCGCTCGTCTATGAAAACCCCGCAGAGCCCACCTGGCCTCCGAAATGGAATGCCAGCGCCGCCGGGCAGATCCGCCCGGGTCGCACCTGGGTCGGCAGCCAGATCGTCATCGGTCGGCAGGACTGCTCCGTCAGCATTGTGGACCTCGATGGGGCCAAAGGCCTCGTCACCGTGCCCACCCTCGGTGCCGGGCTCGACATGTTCACCCAGCCCACAGAGGGCTCGACCATGAATGTGCTCATGCCCGAGCTCCCCGGTGGCACCATCGGCAAGACCCCATCGCCGCCAATTCCCCCCGAAGGAGAAAACAAGGCCCGTGATGGCTTCCCACCGCTGCTCCCCGGTTCTGCTCCTGCCTCCTCACCGCTGAACAACTAA
- a CDS encoding DUF1553 domain-containing protein: MRDLDPKQRRVTKVQLRGNWQSLGDEVNEATPAVFNPLPANDPRNRLTMAKWLVSRDNPLTARVTVNRLWESLFGTGIVRSSEEFGSQGDLPFHPELLDWLAAELMDSGWDIKHLLKLMVTSESYRQSSKSTPELNERDPDNRLLARGPRFRPTGELLRDQALAVSGLLSEKMFGVPVRPVTPNLGLTTAFGRSNDWEVSKGEDAHRRSLYTEVRRNSPYASFTTFDAGNREVCLIRRSRTNTPLQAFVTLNDPVFIETHQAMARRIVREAKSTPERLTHLFKLCLSREPVAHELTALTQLHAESLATYQKDTAAATKMATDPLGPAEKDANLPELAAWTAVANVVMNLDEFLMRR, encoded by the coding sequence ATGCGTGATCTTGATCCGAAGCAGCGCCGCGTGACAAAAGTGCAGCTTCGCGGGAACTGGCAGTCTTTGGGCGATGAAGTGAATGAGGCCACGCCTGCGGTCTTCAATCCGCTGCCCGCGAACGATCCGCGCAATCGCCTCACGATGGCGAAGTGGCTCGTGAGCCGTGACAATCCGCTCACGGCCCGCGTGACCGTGAACCGACTGTGGGAAAGCCTCTTTGGCACCGGCATCGTGCGCAGCAGCGAGGAGTTCGGCAGCCAAGGCGATCTGCCGTTTCATCCCGAGCTACTCGACTGGCTCGCTGCGGAGCTGATGGACAGCGGCTGGGACATCAAGCACCTGTTGAAGCTGATGGTGACGAGTGAGTCGTATCGCCAAAGCTCCAAATCGACTCCTGAACTCAACGAACGCGATCCCGACAACCGCCTGCTGGCTCGCGGGCCGCGTTTTCGTCCCACGGGCGAGTTGCTGCGTGATCAAGCGCTCGCCGTGAGCGGTTTGCTTTCGGAAAAAATGTTCGGAGTGCCCGTGCGCCCCGTCACGCCGAATCTCGGCCTCACCACCGCCTTTGGTCGCAGCAACGACTGGGAGGTCAGCAAGGGCGAAGATGCGCATCGCCGCAGCCTTTATACTGAGGTGCGGCGCAATTCGCCGTATGCGAGCTTCACCACTTTCGACGCTGGCAATCGCGAGGTCTGCTTGATCCGCCGCAGCCGCACGAACACACCGCTACAGGCCTTCGTGACGCTGAACGATCCCGTCTTCATCGAAACGCATCAAGCGATGGCGCGGCGGATCGTCCGCGAGGCGAAATCCACGCCCGAACGCCTCACGCACCTCTTCAAGCTCTGTCTCAGTCGCGAACCCGTCGCACATGAGTTGACCGCGTTGACGCAGCTTCATGCGGAAAGCCTCGCGACGTATCAAAAGGACACCGCCGCAGCGACGAAGATGGCCACGGACCCTCTCGGACCCGCTGAAAAGGATGCCAACCTCCCCGAACTCGCCGCCTGGACCGCCGTGGCGAATGTGGTCATGAATTTGGATGAGTTTTTGATGCGCCGTTAA
- a CDS encoding type II secretion system protein: MSYPLKRIKIYKPKSYGFSLIELLTVIVVIAFLATIAIMGFRVAHEGAKEQRDKRNAQEIANVASFASAAGAKFVVSGDEQASIYKLKDGCSATSGAFKGRLFQIPSMGDAEITGAMRFLALSDQDLIYIQTESSEGNYSANP; encoded by the coding sequence ATGAGTTACCCGCTAAAGCGTATTAAAATTTACAAGCCAAAATCTTACGGTTTTAGCTTGATTGAGTTGCTGACGGTCATCGTGGTGATCGCTTTTCTAGCAACAATCGCGATTATGGGCTTTAGGGTAGCACATGAGGGTGCGAAGGAGCAAAGGGACAAGCGCAACGCTCAAGAAATCGCCAATGTGGCGTCCTTTGCCAGTGCCGCTGGGGCAAAATTCGTCGTGTCAGGAGATGAACAAGCCAGTATCTACAAGCTCAAAGATGGCTGCTCTGCTACCAGCGGAGCATTTAAGGGGCGGTTATTCCAAATCCCCAGCATGGGCGACGCTGAAATCACGGGAGCGATGCGCTTCCTGGCCCTCAGCGATCAGGATTTGATCTACATCCAGACAGAGTCCTCCGAAGGGAACTACTCCGCGAACCCATGA
- a CDS encoding ABC transporter permease — protein MRLNRSNACWLALACITGAYIVFWLLLLGATATYSTPHHWLKVLQSPEIRQATFLSLVSCTAAAAFALLLAVPVGYLMSRKDFRFKALVDAMLDIPIILPPLVVGLCLLIFFQTWLGKQIESVWAFTYTVSGVVLAQFVVAASFAIRTMRGTFDHLSPRPEEVALTLGCTRFQALWHVAMPAARRGMVAAFCIAWARSLGEFGPILVFAGATRMKTEVLPTTVWLELSVGNLEAAVAVSLLMVAMAMLVLIVVRTTGEKP, from the coding sequence ATGCGCCTCAATCGCTCCAACGCCTGCTGGCTGGCTCTCGCGTGCATCACGGGGGCTTATATCGTGTTTTGGCTGCTGTTGCTCGGGGCCACTGCGACTTACTCGACACCGCATCATTGGCTGAAGGTGCTGCAATCACCGGAAATCCGCCAAGCGACCTTTTTGAGCCTGGTGAGCTGCACCGCAGCGGCGGCCTTCGCTTTGCTGCTCGCCGTGCCGGTGGGCTACCTCATGTCGCGGAAGGATTTTCGCTTCAAAGCGCTCGTCGATGCGATGCTCGACATCCCCATCATTCTGCCGCCCCTCGTCGTGGGGCTGTGTTTGCTGATTTTTTTCCAAACATGGCTGGGGAAGCAAATCGAGAGTGTGTGGGCCTTCACCTACACGGTGAGTGGCGTGGTGCTGGCGCAGTTCGTGGTCGCGGCATCATTCGCGATCCGCACGATGCGGGGGACGTTTGACCATCTCTCACCACGGCCAGAGGAAGTCGCGCTGACGCTGGGCTGCACACGCTTTCAGGCACTGTGGCATGTGGCGATGCCTGCGGCACGGCGTGGCATGGTGGCGGCCTTTTGCATCGCCTGGGCGCGGAGTCTGGGTGAGTTCGGGCCCATCCTGGTCTTCGCCGGAGCCACGCGGATGAAGACAGAGGTGCTGCCCACCACGGTCTGGCTCGAACTCAGCGTGGGCAATCTGGAGGCCGCCGTGGCCGTGAGCCTGCTCATGGTGGCGATGGCCATGCTCGTACTCATCGTCGTGCGCACTACCGGAGAAAAACCATGA
- the alaS gene encoding alanine--tRNA ligase, protein MSAKIPTAAEIRATFLDFFKSKQHTIVPSDNVGYTSRDGARIFTNAGMNQFVPIFLGERSADVDTWPGVLAKGLPTRAADTQKCIRAGGKHNDLEDVGLDTYHHTFFEMLGNWSFGDYFKKEAISWSWELIVERFKFPPSRVFATIYQPNKEKGDPADRDEESWNLWAEKFRSVGLDPDIHIVNGNKKDNFWMMADTGPCGPCTEIHIDLTPGAIELSEDRQREGAKLVNGSDASCIEIWNNVFIQYNANPDGTFTPLPAQHVDTGMGFERLTSIIQGTKNFTDFETAKISNYDTDVFKPIFDELTKLSGKHYQSTLPKANEQGHVMPVTEQEKIDVAFRVIADHIRTLSFAIADGIQPGNSDRNYTLRRILRRAVKYGRTLDFKEPFFYKLVDVLASHMGDVFPELRVKKEQVKAVLKLEEEAFNRTLDRGVALFETERINMGRSAQASATIDAVGELTHIKGFEIYVSPKGVPGISGAFAFQLYDTFGFPIDLTELLARERGLTVDTAGFDKLMDEQKQRAREAGQKNKQVVSVSEIETKDATKFLGYDTLETDAKVLEVVAMKDKTAVVLDSSVCYAEMGGQIGDSGQIILGANTFKVTSTQKVGNTWLHFVEDGSEADAPSVLGIGGGVNPRGLAPPQGTSVRLAVDATRRHAIERHHTVTHILHWALHEVVSKDATQKGSNVTPDKLTFDFNSAALTAAQLADIEKLVNERIVANDIVSWTEVPYTDAKANSGIMQLFGEKYPENVRVVQIGGKAHALDGWSMELCGGTHTRHTGEIGLFRLVAEGAVAAGVRRIEAIAGMEAYNAAKADADLLKLLAGKVSAQGAADLEKKLDQLLTQQKELEKALKSAQQREASGKAKDLLATAEGNAIIANLGDVDADYAMALNDALKGQFNGIIVLAATGGGNVTLMANVGKDHQSKVQAGKIIQTIAPIVGDKDSGKPDFARGGGKDVSMVDAALAEARKLVG, encoded by the coding sequence ATGTCCGCCAAGATCCCTACCGCCGCCGAAATCCGCGCCACTTTCCTCGACTTCTTCAAGTCGAAGCAGCACACCATCGTCCCCAGTGACAACGTGGGCTACACCAGCCGCGACGGCGCACGCATCTTCACCAATGCGGGCATGAACCAGTTCGTCCCCATCTTCCTCGGCGAGCGCAGCGCGGATGTGGACACCTGGCCCGGCGTTTTGGCCAAAGGCCTGCCCACTCGCGCCGCCGACACGCAGAAGTGCATCCGCGCCGGCGGCAAGCACAACGACCTCGAAGACGTGGGCCTCGACACCTACCACCACACCTTCTTCGAGATGCTCGGGAACTGGTCCTTCGGCGACTACTTCAAAAAAGAAGCCATCTCCTGGTCCTGGGAGCTCATCGTCGAGCGCTTCAAATTCCCGCCGAGCCGCGTCTTCGCCACCATCTACCAGCCGAACAAGGAAAAAGGCGACCCCGCCGACCGCGATGAAGAAAGCTGGAACCTCTGGGCTGAAAAATTCCGCTCCGTGGGCCTCGATCCCGACATCCACATCGTCAACGGCAACAAGAAGGACAACTTCTGGATGATGGCCGACACCGGCCCCTGCGGCCCCTGCACCGAGATCCACATCGACCTCACCCCCGGCGCCATCGAGCTGAGCGAGGACCGCCAGCGTGAAGGCGCCAAGCTCGTCAACGGCAGCGACGCGAGCTGCATCGAGATCTGGAACAACGTCTTCATCCAATACAACGCCAACCCCGACGGCACCTTCACCCCGCTGCCCGCGCAGCATGTCGATACCGGCATGGGCTTCGAGCGCCTCACCAGCATCATCCAGGGCACGAAGAACTTCACCGACTTCGAAACCGCGAAGATCAGCAACTACGACACCGATGTCTTCAAACCCATCTTCGATGAGCTGACGAAGCTCAGCGGCAAGCACTACCAAAGCACGCTGCCCAAAGCCAACGAGCAGGGCCACGTCATGCCTGTCACCGAGCAGGAAAAGATCGACGTCGCCTTCCGCGTCATCGCCGACCACATCCGCACGCTCAGCTTCGCCATCGCCGACGGCATCCAGCCCGGCAACAGCGACCGCAACTACACCCTCCGCCGCATCCTGCGCCGCGCCGTGAAATACGGCCGCACCCTCGACTTCAAAGAGCCCTTCTTCTACAAGCTCGTCGATGTCCTCGCCTCCCACATGGGCGATGTCTTCCCCGAACTCCGCGTGAAGAAAGAGCAGGTCAAAGCCGTGCTGAAGCTGGAGGAGGAGGCGTTTAATCGCACTCTCGACCGCGGCGTGGCTCTTTTTGAAACAGAGCGCATCAATATGGGACGCAGTGCGCAAGCTAGTGCCACCATTGATGCAGTAGGTGAACTGACTCACATCAAAGGGTTTGAAATCTATGTAAGCCCAAAAGGGGTGCCTGGAATCTCAGGAGCATTCGCCTTCCAACTCTACGACACTTTCGGCTTCCCTATCGATCTCACCGAGCTCCTCGCCCGCGAACGCGGCCTCACTGTTGACACCGCAGGCTTTGACAAGCTCATGGATGAGCAGAAGCAACGCGCTCGCGAAGCCGGTCAGAAGAACAAGCAGGTCGTGTCTGTCAGCGAGATCGAAACCAAGGACGCCACCAAGTTCCTCGGTTACGACACGCTCGAAACCGACGCCAAAGTGCTCGAAGTCGTCGCCATGAAGGACAAGACGGCGGTGGTGCTCGACTCCAGCGTTTGCTACGCCGAAATGGGCGGCCAGATCGGCGACAGCGGCCAGATCATCCTTGGTGCGAACACTTTCAAAGTTACAAGCACGCAGAAAGTCGGAAACACATGGCTTCACTTTGTGGAGGACGGCAGCGAGGCAGATGCACCTAGTGTCTTGGGGATTGGGGGGGGGGTAAACCCCCGGGGGTTGGCGCCCCCCCAGGGCACCAGCGTGCGCCTCGCCGTCGATGCCACGCGCCGTCACGCCATCGAGCGCCACCACACCGTCACGCACATCCTGCATTGGGCGTTGCACGAGGTCGTCAGCAAGGACGCCACGCAGAAAGGCTCCAACGTCACGCCGGACAAGCTCACCTTCGACTTCAACAGCGCCGCTTTGACCGCCGCGCAGCTCGCCGACATCGAAAAACTCGTCAACGAGCGCATCGTCGCCAACGACATCGTTTCCTGGACCGAAGTGCCCTACACCGACGCCAAGGCCAACAGCGGCATCATGCAGCTCTTTGGCGAAAAATACCCCGAGAACGTCCGCGTCGTCCAAATCGGCGGTAAAGCACATGCGCTCGATGGTTGGAGCATGGAACTCTGCGGCGGCACCCACACCCGCCACACCGGCGAAATCGGCCTCTTCCGCCTCGTCGCCGAAGGAGCCGTCGCCGCCGGCGTCCGCCGCATCGAAGCCATCGCCGGCATGGAGGCCTACAACGCCGCCAAAGCCGATGCCGACCTCCTCAAGCTCCTGGCAGGCAAAGTCAGCGCCCAAGGTGCCGCCGACCTCGAAAAGAAGCTCGACCAACTGCTCACGCAGCAAAAAGAGCTCGAAAAAGCCCTCAAGTCCGCCCAGCAGCGCGAAGCCTCCGGCAAAGCCAAAGACCTCCTCGCCACCGCCGAAGGCAACGCCATCATCGCCAACCTCGGCGACGTGGATGCCGATTACGCCATGGCGCTGAACGACGCCCTCAAAGGCCAGTTCAACGGCATCATCGTCCTCGCCGCCACCGGCGGCGGAAACGTCACTTTGATGGCGAATGTCGGCAAAGACCACCAATCCAAAGTCCAAGCCGGCAAGATCATCCAAACCATCGCCCCCATCGTCGGCGACAAAGACAGCGGTAAGCCGGACTTTGCCCGTGGAGGTGGCAAAGATGTCTCCATGGTCGATGCAGCCCTCGCCGAGGCTCGGAAGCTGGTCGGGTAA
- a CDS encoding DUF1501 domain-containing protein — translation MNPVFHDQLQFTTRRQFLGATGQFSLGAIAMHAMQQEAAALPQSTNPMIPKHGHHAAKAKRVIYLHMSGAPPHLDLFDYKPELVKRSGQDCPDSILKGRRFAFTTGVPKLMGTPRTFERYGKAGMWMSDACPNFHTIADDICMVRSMTTDQFNHAPAELLLFTGHARQGRPSMGSWATYGLGTENQDLPGFVALISSGTQPSGGQGCWGSGFIPSVYQGVQCRSKGDPVLFVSDPAGMNREMRRKTLDVLNQLNQQQVAEFGHPETVTRIAQYELAYRMQTSVPEVMDISKENAATLEAYGAKPGEASFANNCLLARRLVEQGVRFVNLFDWGWDFHGTGEGNGITTGLTSKMAATDKPVAALIKDLKQRGLLEDTLVIWGGEFGRTPFREGRTAASKVLGRDHYPDCYTLFMAGGGVKAGFDYGSTDELGFSIAENKVHVHDFQATVMHLLGFDHERLTYRFQGRDYRLTDIHGHVVKDLLV, via the coding sequence ATGAACCCTGTTTTTCACGACCAACTCCAGTTCACCACGCGCCGCCAGTTCCTCGGAGCGACGGGGCAGTTCAGCCTCGGGGCCATCGCGATGCATGCGATGCAGCAGGAGGCTGCGGCGTTGCCGCAATCGACGAACCCGATGATCCCGAAGCATGGGCACCATGCGGCGAAGGCGAAGCGGGTGATCTATCTACACATGAGCGGGGCGCCGCCGCATCTCGATCTGTTTGATTACAAGCCGGAGCTGGTGAAGCGCAGCGGGCAGGACTGCCCGGATTCGATTCTCAAAGGGCGGCGCTTTGCCTTCACCACGGGTGTGCCGAAGCTGATGGGCACACCGCGCACCTTTGAGCGTTACGGCAAGGCGGGGATGTGGATGAGCGATGCGTGTCCGAACTTCCACACGATCGCGGATGATATCTGCATGGTGCGGTCGATGACGACGGACCAGTTCAATCATGCGCCAGCGGAGCTGCTGCTCTTCACCGGTCATGCGCGGCAGGGCAGGCCTTCCATGGGCTCGTGGGCGACGTATGGCCTGGGCACGGAGAATCAGGATCTGCCGGGCTTTGTAGCCCTCATCTCCAGCGGCACGCAGCCGAGCGGCGGGCAGGGCTGTTGGGGCAGCGGCTTCATCCCGAGCGTGTATCAAGGCGTGCAGTGCCGTAGCAAGGGCGATCCCGTTTTGTTCGTGAGTGATCCAGCTGGCATGAACCGCGAGATGCGCCGCAAGACGCTCGATGTGCTGAATCAGCTCAACCAGCAGCAGGTGGCAGAGTTTGGACATCCTGAGACGGTCACACGCATCGCGCAGTATGAGCTGGCGTATCGCATGCAGACGAGTGTGCCAGAGGTGATGGACATCTCAAAGGAAAACGCGGCCACCCTGGAGGCCTACGGCGCGAAACCGGGCGAGGCGAGCTTTGCGAACAATTGCCTGCTGGCGCGGCGTCTGGTGGAGCAAGGCGTGCGCTTTGTGAATCTCTTCGACTGGGGCTGGGACTTCCATGGCACCGGCGAGGGCAACGGTATCACCACCGGCCTGACGAGCAAAATGGCCGCCACGGACAAGCCCGTGGCCGCTTTGATCAAAGATCTCAAGCAGCGCGGCCTGCTCGAAGACACGCTGGTCATCTGGGGCGGTGAATTTGGCCGCACGCCTTTCCGCGAGGGCCGCACAGCGGCGAGCAAGGTGCTGGGTCGCGATCACTACCCGGATTGCTACACGCTCTTCATGGCAGGTGGCGGTGTGAAGGCCGGATTCGACTACGGCAGCACGGATGAGCTCGGTTTCAGCATCGCGGAGAACAAAGTGCATGTGCACGACTTCCAGGCCACGGTGATGCACCTGCTCGGCTTCGACCACGAACGCCTGACGTATCGCTTCCAAGGCCGCGACTACCGCCTCACCGACATCCACGGGCATGTGGTGAAGGATTTGCTGGTGTGA
- a CDS encoding DUF1549 domain-containing protein: protein MIRPLFTFLLVSSVLAEPIDFSKQIRPILSENCFFCHGPDEKKREAGLRLDDETSSKKSNDGVIAVVPGDPDKSALIERIVSTDLDEIMPPPKQHKTISPAQVSLLKEWIKQGAKWGKHWSYEKVVKPAVPSAQSGKVNPVDAFLAQRLAKEGLKFSPKADAATLIRRVSLDLTGLPPTLEELDRFLPKLLRSREANTEHSALSTYDEMVSHYLAKPSYGEHWARQWLDLARYADSSGYPSDQPREIWAYRDWVIRALNSNMRFDQFTIEQNAGDLLPNPTDDQLIATAFHRNTMTQNEGGTDDEEFRNAAIIDRVNTTFAVFMGTTMACAQCHTHKYDPITINEYFQFYAFLNQSADSDKKDEVPLHSFDTPETKKQRETLKAEIAALEAQFGKPDAKWLAGLDAWDRGFSRDLGWQSPKPVKVSESGAKIENDGRVLLAKNKDTASYTVELPLAGDKLSALRLETAPQAGFGNFVLTSLKAEVVPPDAKSAPLTRFVRVELPGPKKMLQLAEVQVFSGAENIAPKGVASHSSQYQDAAAKRANDGNTDGDYKKGSVSHTSGNDDNPWWEVDLKAAKPVDRVVVWNRLDGVSKRLDGFRVVLLDEKRQILWKSEATPAPEKEKAFAVSGPVALSFTTALADYSQSGFEAVKFLEAKSKGWAVGGAAEKPHTLTLLTNSPIVVPAGAKLRVTLEQKSEFKQHTLGNFRLSFTGDARVQQAAKIPANVIAALAQSKRTPEQQKFVTDYFVRNIAKESAAERTRLAAATKRTRRDQAGDGADHA, encoded by the coding sequence GTGATTCGCCCCCTTTTCACTTTTCTTCTCGTTTCCTCCGTCCTCGCGGAGCCCATCGACTTTTCCAAGCAGATCCGCCCGATCCTGAGCGAGAACTGCTTCTTCTGCCACGGCCCCGACGAAAAGAAGCGTGAAGCTGGACTGCGCCTCGATGACGAAACCAGCTCCAAAAAGAGCAACGACGGCGTCATCGCCGTGGTTCCAGGTGATCCAGACAAGAGCGCCCTGATTGAGCGCATCGTGAGCACGGACCTGGATGAGATCATGCCGCCACCGAAGCAGCACAAGACGATCTCACCCGCGCAGGTGTCACTTTTAAAAGAGTGGATCAAACAGGGCGCGAAGTGGGGGAAGCACTGGAGCTATGAGAAAGTCGTGAAGCCTGCGGTGCCAAGTGCTCAGTCCGGCAAAGTGAATCCGGTGGATGCGTTTCTGGCCCAAAGGCTGGCTAAAGAGGGGCTGAAGTTCTCGCCGAAGGCAGATGCCGCCACGCTCATCCGACGCGTGTCACTCGATCTCACCGGATTGCCCCCGACGCTCGAAGAACTCGACCGCTTCCTGCCCAAACTGCTGCGAAGCCGCGAAGCGAACACTGAGCACTCAGCACTGAGCACTTATGACGAAATGGTCTCCCATTACCTCGCCAAGCCAAGCTACGGCGAGCACTGGGCCCGTCAGTGGCTGGACCTCGCACGCTACGCGGACTCCTCAGGCTATCCCAGCGACCAGCCACGTGAAATCTGGGCTTATCGCGACTGGGTGATCCGCGCTTTGAACTCGAACATGCGCTTTGATCAATTCACCATCGAGCAAAACGCCGGCGACTTGCTGCCGAACCCGACGGATGACCAGCTCATCGCGACTGCGTTTCATCGGAACACGATGACGCAAAATGAAGGCGGCACCGACGACGAGGAATTCCGCAACGCGGCGATCATCGACCGCGTGAACACGACCTTCGCTGTCTTTATGGGCACCACGATGGCCTGTGCGCAGTGCCACACGCACAAATACGATCCCATCACGATCAACGAGTACTTCCAGTTCTACGCCTTCCTCAATCAAAGCGCCGACAGCGACAAAAAAGACGAGGTGCCGCTGCACAGCTTTGACACGCCAGAGACGAAAAAGCAGCGCGAAACGCTGAAAGCCGAGATCGCTGCTTTGGAAGCCCAATTTGGCAAACCGGACGCCAAATGGCTCGCCGGGCTCGACGCGTGGGATCGCGGCTTTTCCCGTGATTTGGGCTGGCAGAGCCCGAAGCCGGTCAAAGTGAGCGAAAGCGGCGCGAAGATCGAAAACGATGGTCGCGTGCTCCTCGCGAAGAACAAGGATACGGCGAGCTACACGGTCGAACTGCCGCTCGCGGGCGACAAACTGAGCGCGTTGAGGCTCGAAACGGCTCCGCAGGCCGGTTTCGGCAATTTTGTGCTCACCAGCCTGAAGGCCGAGGTGGTGCCGCCAGATGCCAAATCGGCTCCGCTGACGCGATTTGTTCGCGTGGAGCTGCCCGGGCCGAAAAAGATGCTGCAACTCGCCGAGGTGCAGGTTTTCAGCGGCGCGGAAAACATCGCGCCAAAGGGCGTGGCGAGTCACAGCAGCCAGTATCAGGACGCCGCGGCGAAGCGTGCGAACGATGGCAACACCGACGGCGACTACAAAAAGGGCAGCGTGTCGCACACGAGCGGGAACGACGACAATCCGTGGTGGGAGGTCGATCTGAAGGCCGCGAAGCCCGTCGATCGCGTGGTGGTGTGGAACCGGCTCGATGGCGTGAGCAAGCGTCTCGATGGGTTCCGCGTGGTGCTGCTCGATGAAAAGCGTCAAATCCTGTGGAAGAGCGAGGCGACACCCGCGCCAGAGAAGGAAAAGGCCTTTGCGGTGAGCGGACCGGTGGCCCTGAGCTTCACCACCGCGCTCGCGGATTACTCGCAGAGTGGTTTTGAGGCCGTGAAGTTCCTGGAAGCCAAAAGCAAGGGCTGGGCCGTCGGTGGCGCGGCTGAAAAGCCGCACACGCTCACGCTTTTGACGAACTCGCCCATCGTGGTGCCTGCGGGCGCGAAGCTGCGCGTGACTTTGGAGCAGAAGAGCGAGTTCAAGCAGCACACGCTCGGCAACTTCCGCCTTAGTTTCACCGGCGATGCTCGTGTGCAGCAAGCGGCGAAGATTCCCGCGAATGTCATCGCCGCGCTGGCGCAGTCGAAACGCACGCCGGAACAGCAGAAGTTCGTCACGGACTACTTTGTGCGCAACATCGCCAAAGAATCCGCCGCCGAGCGCACACGCCTCGCTGCGGCGACCAAAAGAACTCGCCGCGATCAAGCCGGTGACGGTGCCGATCATGCGTGA
- a CDS encoding DUF4339 domain-containing protein: MNWYIDHDGAAEGPYDESQMTALAREHRLDSESLVWHSDLEEWSTVAALTPTWWSATLPAHMPEPAPEPKVRGPMKKIVIPASAEDVAVTPVPISNGNGEATAPKRRLTAPKAPTITEADDKASGGVLKKFFGFGKKK; encoded by the coding sequence ATGAATTGGTACATTGATCACGACGGCGCTGCCGAGGGACCCTACGACGAGTCACAGATGACCGCACTCGCACGGGAGCACCGGCTCGACTCAGAGAGTCTCGTCTGGCATTCTGATTTGGAGGAATGGAGCACGGTGGCGGCACTCACTCCCACTTGGTGGAGTGCCACGCTGCCCGCCCACATGCCAGAGCCTGCCCCGGAGCCGAAAGTGCGTGGACCGATGAAAAAGATCGTCATTCCAGCTTCCGCTGAAGATGTGGCGGTCACTCCCGTGCCTATCTCCAATGGCAATGGCGAGGCCACCGCGCCGAAGCGCCGCCTCACTGCGCCGAAAGCGCCTACCATCACCGAAGCTGATGACAAGGCCTCTGGTGGCGTGCTCAAGAAGTTCTTTGGTTTCGGAAAAAAGAAGTGA
- a CDS encoding ATP-binding cassette domain-containing protein, protein MIQLENITWQTSGRVILDDVTLTLPRGAYAVLMGRTGCGKTTLLEILCGLRHPQRGRIRLEDRDVTDLEPRERGIGYLPQDLALFPGLRVAEQIGFALLLRGMPPEKRVHQLAEELGITALLQRMPDDLSGGEKQRVALARALAASPHILLLDEPLSALDEDMRGEAAAMLKRIQKEHRLTILHVTHSEAEAVQLAEVRLRMEGGKIRIE, encoded by the coding sequence ATGATCCAGCTCGAAAACATCACCTGGCAGACCAGTGGACGCGTCATCCTCGATGATGTGACGCTCACACTGCCGCGCGGAGCCTACGCGGTGCTCATGGGCCGCACGGGCTGTGGTAAGACGACGCTGCTGGAGATCCTCTGTGGCCTGCGGCATCCGCAGCGTGGCCGCATCCGCCTGGAGGACCGCGACGTGACGGATCTGGAGCCACGAGAGCGCGGTATCGGCTACCTGCCGCAGGATTTGGCCCTGTTTCCCGGATTACGAGTCGCGGAGCAGATCGGCTTTGCCCTGCTGCTGCGTGGGATGCCTCCAGAGAAGCGCGTGCATCAGCTCGCCGAGGAGCTAGGCATCACGGCGCTGCTGCAGCGCATGCCGGATGATCTCTCTGGAGGTGAAAAGCAGCGTGTGGCCCTAGCCCGTGCACTCGCCGCCAGTCCGCACATTCTGCTGCTGGATGAGCCCCTCTCCGCCCTAGATGAGGACATGCGCGGAGAGGCCGCCGCCATGCTCAAACGCATCCAAAAAGAGCACCGCCTTACCATTCTACACGTTACCCACTCCGAGGCGGAGGCCGTCCAGCTCGCCGAGGTGAGGCTGCGGATGGAAGGCGGAAAAATCAGGATCGAGTAA